Proteins encoded within one genomic window of Triticum aestivum cultivar Chinese Spring chromosome 2D, IWGSC CS RefSeq v2.1, whole genome shotgun sequence:
- the LOC123051556 gene encoding alpha-galactosidase 3 isoform X3, producing the protein MGVPLCRLPLLLLLVLALSPQGTRWPAAAAAAARRIAPLPTAALRRLYDTSNYGRLQLNNGLALVPQMGWNSWNFFACNINDTLIRETADALVSTGLAALGYNYVNIDDCWSYVKRGNKGQLLPDPKTFPSGIKSLADYVRGKGLKLGIYSDAGVSTCQVRPGSLHHENDDAALFASWGVDYLKYDNCYNLGIPPKERYPPMRDALNSTGRQIFYSLCEWGQDDPALWAGKVGNSWRTTDDIQDTWKSMTDIADKNNKWASYAGPGGWNDPDMLEVGNGGMTFAEYRAHFSIWALMKAPLLIGCDVRNMTSETIEILSNKEVIQVNQDPLGVQGRRILGQGKGGCREVWAGPLSGNRLAVALWNRCSETVNITMTLPAVGLDGSSAYSVRDLWKDRGVYDAWINHCRRTKVYAIVVAA; encoded by the exons ATGGGGGTGCCGCtctgccgcctcccgctcctcctgcTCCTCGTCCTAGCCCTCTCGCCGCAGGGGACGCGGTGGCCGGCggcagccgcggcggcggcgcggcgcatcGCGCCGCTGCCCACCGCCGCGCTGCGCCGCCTCTACGACACCTCCAACTACGGCAGGCTGCAGCTCAACAACGGCCTCGCCCTCGTGCCCCAGATGGG GTGGAACAGCTGGAATTTCTTCGCCTGCAACATCAACGACACGCTCATCCGCGAGACAG CTGATGCGTTGGTCTCGACGGGGCTGGCTGCTTTGGGATACAACTACGTAAACATCG ACGACTGTTGGTCCTATGTGAAACGGGGAAATAAG GGTCAATTGCTACCTGATCCGAAGACTTTCCCTTCTGGAATCAAATCACTTGCGGACTATGTGCGCGGAAAAGGTCTAAAACTTGGTATCTACTCTGACGCTGG GGTATCTACTTGTCAAGTTCGACCAGGATCACTCCATCACGAAAACGATGATGCTGCCCTTTTTGCTTCATGG GGTGTTGACTATCTAAAGTATGACAACTGTTACAATCTAGGAATACCACCAAAGGAAAG GTATCCTCCAATGCGTGATGCTCTAAATTCAACTGGGCGCCAGATATTCTACTCTCTATGTGAATG GGGCCAGGATGATCCAGCTTTATGGGCTGGAAAAGTTGGAAACAGTTGGCGTACAACAGATGACATACAGGATACATGGAAAAG CATGACTGACATTGCTGATAAGAACAACAAGTGGGCATCATATGCTGGACCCGGTGGATGGAATG ACCCGGACATGTTGGAAGTTGGAAATGGTGGCATGACCTTTGCAGAGTACCGTGCACATTTCAGCATCTGGGCACTCATGAAG GCGCCTCTCTTAATTGGTTGTGATGTCAGAAATATGACTTcagaaacaattgaaatattgagCAACAAAGAAGTAATTCAAGTAAACCAAG ATCCTCTTggagttcaaggaagaagaatTTTAGGGCAAGGAAAAGGTGGATGCCGTGAG GTGTGGGCTGGCCCCCTCTCTGGCAACCGTTTGGCTGTTGCTTTATGGAATCGTTGTTCGGAGACGGTTAATATCACGATGACATTGCCAGCTGTAGGCCTTGATGGTTCATCTGCCTATTCTGTTAGAGATCTGTGGAAG GATCGTGGGGTCTATGATGCCTGGATAAACCACTGTAGAAGAACCAAGGTATATGCCATTGTGGTTGCGGCATAG
- the LOC123051556 gene encoding alpha-galactosidase 3 isoform X4 yields MGVPLCRLPLLLLLVLALSPQGTRWPAAAAAAARRIAPLPTAALRRLYDTSNYGRLQLNNGLALVPQMGWNSWNFFACNINDTLIRETADALVSTGLAALGYNYVNIDDCWSYVKRGNKGQLLPDPKTFPSGIKSLADYVRGKGLKLGIYSDAGVSTCQVRPGSLHHENDDAALFASWGVDYLKYDNCYNLGIPPKERYPPMRDALNSTGRQIFYSLCEWGQDDPALWAGKVGNSWRTTDDIQDTWKSMTDIADKNNKWASYAGPGGWNDPDMLEVGNGGMTFAEYRAHFSIWALMKAPLLIGCDVRNMTSETIEILSNKEVIQVNQDPLGVQGRRILGQGKGGCREVWAGPLSGNRLAVALWNRCSETVNITMTLPAVGLDGSSAYSVRDLWKGTGFGARGLPNQTCIPMPK; encoded by the exons ATGGGGGTGCCGCtctgccgcctcccgctcctcctgcTCCTCGTCCTAGCCCTCTCGCCGCAGGGGACGCGGTGGCCGGCggcagccgcggcggcggcgcggcgcatcGCGCCGCTGCCCACCGCCGCGCTGCGCCGCCTCTACGACACCTCCAACTACGGCAGGCTGCAGCTCAACAACGGCCTCGCCCTCGTGCCCCAGATGGG GTGGAACAGCTGGAATTTCTTCGCCTGCAACATCAACGACACGCTCATCCGCGAGACAG CTGATGCGTTGGTCTCGACGGGGCTGGCTGCTTTGGGATACAACTACGTAAACATCG ACGACTGTTGGTCCTATGTGAAACGGGGAAATAAG GGTCAATTGCTACCTGATCCGAAGACTTTCCCTTCTGGAATCAAATCACTTGCGGACTATGTGCGCGGAAAAGGTCTAAAACTTGGTATCTACTCTGACGCTGG GGTATCTACTTGTCAAGTTCGACCAGGATCACTCCATCACGAAAACGATGATGCTGCCCTTTTTGCTTCATGG GGTGTTGACTATCTAAAGTATGACAACTGTTACAATCTAGGAATACCACCAAAGGAAAG GTATCCTCCAATGCGTGATGCTCTAAATTCAACTGGGCGCCAGATATTCTACTCTCTATGTGAATG GGGCCAGGATGATCCAGCTTTATGGGCTGGAAAAGTTGGAAACAGTTGGCGTACAACAGATGACATACAGGATACATGGAAAAG CATGACTGACATTGCTGATAAGAACAACAAGTGGGCATCATATGCTGGACCCGGTGGATGGAATG ACCCGGACATGTTGGAAGTTGGAAATGGTGGCATGACCTTTGCAGAGTACCGTGCACATTTCAGCATCTGGGCACTCATGAAG GCGCCTCTCTTAATTGGTTGTGATGTCAGAAATATGACTTcagaaacaattgaaatattgagCAACAAAGAAGTAATTCAAGTAAACCAAG ATCCTCTTggagttcaaggaagaagaatTTTAGGGCAAGGAAAAGGTGGATGCCGTGAG GTGTGGGCTGGCCCCCTCTCTGGCAACCGTTTGGCTGTTGCTTTATGGAATCGTTGTTCGGAGACGGTTAATATCACGATGACATTGCCAGCTGTAGGCCTTGATGGTTCATCTGCCTATTCTGTTAGAGATCTGTGGAAG GGTACAGGATTTGGGGCACGAGGACTACCCAACCAAACATGTATACCTATGCCTAAATAA
- the LOC123051556 gene encoding alpha-galactosidase 3 isoform X2 encodes MGVPLCRLPLLLLLVLALSPQGTRWPAAAAAAARRIAPLPTAALRRLYDTSNYGRLQLNNGLALVPQMGWNSWNFFACNINDTLIRETADALVSTGLAALGYNYVNIDDCWSYVKRGNKGQLLPDPKTFPSGIKSLADYVRGKGLKLGIYSDAGVSTCQVRPGSLHHENDDAALFASWGVDYLKYDNCYNLGIPPKERYPPMRDALNSTGRQIFYSLCEWGQDDPALWAGKVGNSWRTTDDIQDTWKSMTDIADKNNKWASYAGPGGWNDPDMLEVGNGGMTFAEYRAHFSIWALMKAPLLIGCDVRNMTSETIEILSNKEVIQVNQDPLGVQGRRILGQGKGGCREVWAGPLSGNRLAVALWNRCSETVNITMTLPAVGLDGSSAYSVRDLWKHETLSANVVGTFGAQVDVHDCKMYIFTPAVSFSASW; translated from the exons ATGGGGGTGCCGCtctgccgcctcccgctcctcctgcTCCTCGTCCTAGCCCTCTCGCCGCAGGGGACGCGGTGGCCGGCggcagccgcggcggcggcgcggcgcatcGCGCCGCTGCCCACCGCCGCGCTGCGCCGCCTCTACGACACCTCCAACTACGGCAGGCTGCAGCTCAACAACGGCCTCGCCCTCGTGCCCCAGATGGG GTGGAACAGCTGGAATTTCTTCGCCTGCAACATCAACGACACGCTCATCCGCGAGACAG CTGATGCGTTGGTCTCGACGGGGCTGGCTGCTTTGGGATACAACTACGTAAACATCG ACGACTGTTGGTCCTATGTGAAACGGGGAAATAAG GGTCAATTGCTACCTGATCCGAAGACTTTCCCTTCTGGAATCAAATCACTTGCGGACTATGTGCGCGGAAAAGGTCTAAAACTTGGTATCTACTCTGACGCTGG GGTATCTACTTGTCAAGTTCGACCAGGATCACTCCATCACGAAAACGATGATGCTGCCCTTTTTGCTTCATGG GGTGTTGACTATCTAAAGTATGACAACTGTTACAATCTAGGAATACCACCAAAGGAAAG GTATCCTCCAATGCGTGATGCTCTAAATTCAACTGGGCGCCAGATATTCTACTCTCTATGTGAATG GGGCCAGGATGATCCAGCTTTATGGGCTGGAAAAGTTGGAAACAGTTGGCGTACAACAGATGACATACAGGATACATGGAAAAG CATGACTGACATTGCTGATAAGAACAACAAGTGGGCATCATATGCTGGACCCGGTGGATGGAATG ACCCGGACATGTTGGAAGTTGGAAATGGTGGCATGACCTTTGCAGAGTACCGTGCACATTTCAGCATCTGGGCACTCATGAAG GCGCCTCTCTTAATTGGTTGTGATGTCAGAAATATGACTTcagaaacaattgaaatattgagCAACAAAGAAGTAATTCAAGTAAACCAAG ATCCTCTTggagttcaaggaagaagaatTTTAGGGCAAGGAAAAGGTGGATGCCGTGAG GTGTGGGCTGGCCCCCTCTCTGGCAACCGTTTGGCTGTTGCTTTATGGAATCGTTGTTCGGAGACGGTTAATATCACGATGACATTGCCAGCTGTAGGCCTTGATGGTTCATCTGCCTATTCTGTTAGAGATCTGTGGAAG CATGAAACTCTATCGGCGAACGTGGTAGGAACTTTTGGAGCCCAAGTCGATGTGCACGACTGTAAGATGTACATTTTCACACCCGCCGTCAGTTTTTCTGCAAGTTGGTGA
- the LOC123051556 gene encoding alpha-galactosidase 3 isoform X5 produces MGVPLCRLPLLLLLVLALSPQGTRWPAAAAAAARRIAPLPTAALRRLYDTSNYGRLQLNNGLALVPQMGWNSWNFFACNINDTLIRETADALVSTGLAALGYNYVNIDDCWSYVKRGNKGQLLPDPKTFPSGIKSLADYVRGKGLKLGIYSDAGVSTCQVRPGSLHHENDDAALFASWGVDYLKYDNCYNLGIPPKERYPPMRDALNSTGRQIFYSLCEWGQDDPALWAGKVGNSWRTTDDIQDTWKSMTDIADKNNKWASYAGPGGWNDPDMLEVGNGGMTFAEYRAHFSIWALMKAPLLIGCDVRNMTSETIEILSNKEVIQVNQDPLGVQGRRILGQGKGGCREVWAGPLSGNRLAVALWNRCSETVNITMTLPAVGLDGSSAYSVRDLWKVLDLFKGSMTKTITPGR; encoded by the exons ATGGGGGTGCCGCtctgccgcctcccgctcctcctgcTCCTCGTCCTAGCCCTCTCGCCGCAGGGGACGCGGTGGCCGGCggcagccgcggcggcggcgcggcgcatcGCGCCGCTGCCCACCGCCGCGCTGCGCCGCCTCTACGACACCTCCAACTACGGCAGGCTGCAGCTCAACAACGGCCTCGCCCTCGTGCCCCAGATGGG GTGGAACAGCTGGAATTTCTTCGCCTGCAACATCAACGACACGCTCATCCGCGAGACAG CTGATGCGTTGGTCTCGACGGGGCTGGCTGCTTTGGGATACAACTACGTAAACATCG ACGACTGTTGGTCCTATGTGAAACGGGGAAATAAG GGTCAATTGCTACCTGATCCGAAGACTTTCCCTTCTGGAATCAAATCACTTGCGGACTATGTGCGCGGAAAAGGTCTAAAACTTGGTATCTACTCTGACGCTGG GGTATCTACTTGTCAAGTTCGACCAGGATCACTCCATCACGAAAACGATGATGCTGCCCTTTTTGCTTCATGG GGTGTTGACTATCTAAAGTATGACAACTGTTACAATCTAGGAATACCACCAAAGGAAAG GTATCCTCCAATGCGTGATGCTCTAAATTCAACTGGGCGCCAGATATTCTACTCTCTATGTGAATG GGGCCAGGATGATCCAGCTTTATGGGCTGGAAAAGTTGGAAACAGTTGGCGTACAACAGATGACATACAGGATACATGGAAAAG CATGACTGACATTGCTGATAAGAACAACAAGTGGGCATCATATGCTGGACCCGGTGGATGGAATG ACCCGGACATGTTGGAAGTTGGAAATGGTGGCATGACCTTTGCAGAGTACCGTGCACATTTCAGCATCTGGGCACTCATGAAG GCGCCTCTCTTAATTGGTTGTGATGTCAGAAATATGACTTcagaaacaattgaaatattgagCAACAAAGAAGTAATTCAAGTAAACCAAG ATCCTCTTggagttcaaggaagaagaatTTTAGGGCAAGGAAAAGGTGGATGCCGTGAG GTGTGGGCTGGCCCCCTCTCTGGCAACCGTTTGGCTGTTGCTTTATGGAATCGTTGTTCGGAGACGGTTAATATCACGATGACATTGCCAGCTGTAGGCCTTGATGGTTCATCTGCCTATTCTGTTAGAGATCTGTGGAAG
- the LOC123051556 gene encoding alpha-galactosidase 3 isoform X6 yields MGVPLCRLPLLLLLVLALSPQGTRWPAAAAAAARRIAPLPTAALRRLYDTSNYGRLQLNNGLALVPQMGWNSWNFFACNINDTLIRETADALVSTGLAALGYNYVNIDDCWSYVKRGNKGQLLPDPKTFPSGIKSLADYVRGKGLKLGIYSDAGVSTCQVRPGSLHHENDDAALFASWGVDYLKYDNCYNLGIPPKERYPPMRDALNSTGRQIFYSLCEWGQDDPALWAGKVGNSWRTTDDIQDTWKSMTDIADKNNKWASYAGPGGWNDPDMLEVGNGGMTFAEYRAHFSIWALMKAPLLIGCDVRNMTSETIEILSNKEVIQVNQDPLGVQGRRILGQGKGGCREVWAGPLSGNRLAVALWNRCSETVNITMTLPAVGLDGSSAYSVRDLWKGASP; encoded by the exons ATGGGGGTGCCGCtctgccgcctcccgctcctcctgcTCCTCGTCCTAGCCCTCTCGCCGCAGGGGACGCGGTGGCCGGCggcagccgcggcggcggcgcggcgcatcGCGCCGCTGCCCACCGCCGCGCTGCGCCGCCTCTACGACACCTCCAACTACGGCAGGCTGCAGCTCAACAACGGCCTCGCCCTCGTGCCCCAGATGGG GTGGAACAGCTGGAATTTCTTCGCCTGCAACATCAACGACACGCTCATCCGCGAGACAG CTGATGCGTTGGTCTCGACGGGGCTGGCTGCTTTGGGATACAACTACGTAAACATCG ACGACTGTTGGTCCTATGTGAAACGGGGAAATAAG GGTCAATTGCTACCTGATCCGAAGACTTTCCCTTCTGGAATCAAATCACTTGCGGACTATGTGCGCGGAAAAGGTCTAAAACTTGGTATCTACTCTGACGCTGG GGTATCTACTTGTCAAGTTCGACCAGGATCACTCCATCACGAAAACGATGATGCTGCCCTTTTTGCTTCATGG GGTGTTGACTATCTAAAGTATGACAACTGTTACAATCTAGGAATACCACCAAAGGAAAG GTATCCTCCAATGCGTGATGCTCTAAATTCAACTGGGCGCCAGATATTCTACTCTCTATGTGAATG GGGCCAGGATGATCCAGCTTTATGGGCTGGAAAAGTTGGAAACAGTTGGCGTACAACAGATGACATACAGGATACATGGAAAAG CATGACTGACATTGCTGATAAGAACAACAAGTGGGCATCATATGCTGGACCCGGTGGATGGAATG ACCCGGACATGTTGGAAGTTGGAAATGGTGGCATGACCTTTGCAGAGTACCGTGCACATTTCAGCATCTGGGCACTCATGAAG GCGCCTCTCTTAATTGGTTGTGATGTCAGAAATATGACTTcagaaacaattgaaatattgagCAACAAAGAAGTAATTCAAGTAAACCAAG ATCCTCTTggagttcaaggaagaagaatTTTAGGGCAAGGAAAAGGTGGATGCCGTGAG GTGTGGGCTGGCCCCCTCTCTGGCAACCGTTTGGCTGTTGCTTTATGGAATCGTTGTTCGGAGACGGTTAATATCACGATGACATTGCCAGCTGTAGGCCTTGATGGTTCATCTGCCTATTCTGTTAGAGATCTGTGGAAG